The Thermus brockianus genome window below encodes:
- the meaB gene encoding methylmalonyl Co-A mutase-associated GTPase MeaB, with amino-acid sequence MAHEAHLEDLEGRFRAGDVRALARALTLVEAGHPLGQALLKRVRGQGRAKVVGITGSPGAGKSTLTDRLILEARKRGEKVGVLAVDPSSPFTGGAILGDRIRMMRHHQDPGVYIRSLASRGALGGLAGATVAALALLEAFGFDRIFVETVGVGQSEVDIARVADTTLLVLTPAAGDAVQAFKAGVMEIADLFAVNKFDLPGGERLIQELKSALELSPPRPGGWRPPIYPTVAATGEGVEELFEGLEAHHRHLLEHGLLEGHRLERARFEVESVLQEWGRRRTQSAGELVRRVAQGELSPEEAALALLDPSAKPA; translated from the coding sequence ATGGCGCACGAAGCCCACCTGGAGGATCTGGAAGGCCGCTTTCGCGCGGGAGACGTGCGGGCTTTGGCCCGGGCCCTCACCCTGGTGGAGGCGGGACACCCCCTGGGCCAGGCCCTCCTCAAACGGGTGCGGGGCCAAGGGAGGGCCAAGGTGGTGGGCATCACGGGAAGCCCGGGGGCGGGGAAGAGCACCCTCACCGACCGCCTCATCCTCGAGGCCCGCAAGCGGGGCGAGAAGGTGGGGGTGCTGGCCGTAGACCCCAGCAGCCCTTTTACCGGCGGGGCCATCCTGGGGGACCGGATCCGCATGATGCGCCACCACCAAGACCCTGGGGTCTACATCCGCTCCCTGGCCTCCCGGGGCGCCCTAGGAGGGCTCGCCGGGGCCACGGTGGCCGCCTTGGCCCTCCTGGAGGCCTTCGGTTTTGACCGCATCTTCGTGGAAACCGTGGGGGTGGGCCAGAGCGAGGTGGACATCGCCCGGGTGGCGGACACCACCCTCCTCGTCCTCACCCCAGCGGCGGGGGATGCGGTACAGGCCTTCAAGGCGGGGGTCATGGAGATCGCCGACCTCTTTGCCGTGAACAAGTTTGACCTTCCGGGCGGGGAGCGGCTCATCCAGGAGCTCAAAAGCGCCCTGGAACTCTCGCCCCCAAGGCCCGGGGGCTGGCGCCCCCCCATCTACCCCACGGTGGCGGCCACGGGGGAGGGGGTGGAGGAGCTCTTTGAGGGCCTCGAGGCCCACCACCGCCACCTCCTGGAGCATGGCCTCCTGGAAGGCCACCGCCTGGAGCGGGCCCGGTTTGAGGTGGAAAGCGTCCTCCAAGAATGGGGCCGGCGCCGCACGCAAAGCGCCGGGGAACTGGTCCGGCGCGTGGCCCAAGGCGAGCTCTCCCCCGAGGAGGCCGCCCTCGCCCTCCTGGACCCCAGCGCCAAGCCGGCCTAG
- the nrdR gene encoding transcriptional regulator NrdR: protein MKCPYCGHPDTRVVDSRPSDEGAAIRRRRECPGCGRRFTTYERTQLEPLMVVKRDGRKEPFNPDKLLRGLLLACEKRPVDQEALRRFAYTFEDQVAGPEISSEEIGLKAMAFLRELDHVAYIRFASVCREFDSVERFIEEIRRLGGVDKKGEG from the coding sequence ATGAAATGCCCCTACTGCGGCCATCCCGACACGCGGGTGGTGGACTCCCGCCCCTCCGACGAGGGGGCGGCCATCCGCCGCCGCCGGGAGTGCCCCGGTTGCGGCCGCCGTTTCACCACCTACGAGCGCACGCAGCTAGAGCCCCTGATGGTGGTGAAGCGGGATGGGCGTAAGGAACCCTTCAACCCGGACAAGCTCCTCCGGGGCCTCCTCTTGGCCTGCGAGAAGCGCCCCGTGGACCAGGAGGCCTTGCGGCGTTTCGCCTACACCTTTGAGGACCAGGTGGCGGGCCCAGAGATTTCCTCGGAGGAAATCGGCCTTAAGGCCATGGCTTTCCTGCGCGAGTTGGACCACGTGGCCTACATCCGCTTCGCCTCCGTCTGCCGGGAGTTTGACTCCGTGGAGCGCTTCATTGAGGAGATCCGCCGCCTAGGGGGTGTTGACAAGAAGGGGGAAGGTTGA
- a CDS encoding SDR family NAD(P)-dependent oxidoreductase: MSRDLLGLEGRIVMVTGAGRGFGRAIAHGYGRNGATVIAVDPDVELATSVASEVEALGATAIPIRGDMSVVLDVTNTFEKVEELFGLLDGIVHVTTAESKTPFVELLEGEWYDLMSQDVKSSLYVLQHGLRHLAGGGFVTLVLPPSARMEPHTLSVRKAVEGLIEGASRTFPGVRVNGVVPSRDPVGEAYDQALVRAALGLGSMVSEGIRGVVLEVQLPEPPTSPEVYELLREVP, from the coding sequence ATGTCACGGGACCTGTTGGGCCTCGAGGGGCGGATCGTCATGGTGACCGGGGCCGGCCGGGGCTTCGGGCGGGCCATCGCCCACGGCTACGGGCGGAACGGGGCCACGGTCATCGCCGTGGACCCGGACGTGGAGCTGGCCACCTCCGTGGCCTCCGAGGTGGAGGCCTTGGGGGCCACGGCCATCCCCATCCGGGGGGATATGAGCGTGGTCTTGGACGTGACCAACACCTTTGAGAAGGTGGAGGAGCTCTTCGGCCTTTTGGACGGCATCGTCCACGTGACCACCGCCGAGAGCAAGACCCCCTTCGTGGAGCTTTTGGAAGGGGAGTGGTACGACCTCATGAGCCAGGACGTGAAGAGTAGCCTCTACGTCCTGCAACACGGCCTCCGGCACCTGGCGGGTGGGGGGTTTGTCACCTTGGTCCTGCCCCCTTCCGCCCGCATGGAGCCCCACACCCTTTCCGTGCGCAAGGCGGTGGAGGGGCTCATTGAGGGGGCCAGCCGCACCTTCCCCGGGGTGCGGGTGAACGGGGTGGTGCCCTCCCGCGACCCCGTGGGGGAGGCCTACGACCAGGCCTTGGTGCGGGCCGCCTTGGGCCTTGGGTCCATGGTGTCCGAGGGCATCCGGGGGGTGGTGCTGGAGGTGCAGCTCCCCGAGCCCCCCACCTCCCCTGAGGTGTACGAGCTCCTGCGGGAAGTCCCATGA
- a CDS encoding macro domain-containing protein yields the protein MARIRVAQGDITEFQGDAIVNAANNYLKLGAGVAGAILRKGGPSIQEECDRIGKIRVGEAAVTGAGNLPVRYVIHAAVLGDEPASLETVRQATQSALAKAVELGLKTVAFPLLGTGVGGLPVAEVARVMLEEIKKAPDTLEVTLYGYREEDAEAIRRAL from the coding sequence ATGGCCCGAATCCGCGTGGCCCAAGGGGACATCACCGAGTTCCAGGGGGACGCGATCGTCAACGCCGCCAACAACTACCTGAAGCTGGGGGCAGGGGTGGCGGGGGCCATCCTGCGCAAAGGGGGCCCCTCCATCCAGGAGGAGTGCGACCGCATCGGCAAAATCCGCGTGGGGGAGGCGGCGGTCACGGGGGCGGGGAACCTCCCCGTCCGCTACGTGATCCACGCCGCCGTCTTGGGAGACGAGCCGGCGAGCCTGGAAACGGTGCGCCAGGCTACCCAAAGCGCCCTAGCCAAGGCGGTGGAGCTCGGCCTAAAGACCGTGGCCTTTCCCCTTTTGGGCACCGGGGTGGGGGGGCTTCCCGTGGCGGAGGTGGCGCGGGTGATGCTGGAGGAGATCAAGAAGGCCCCGGACACCCTCGAGGTCACCCTCTACGGCTACCGGGAAGAGGACGCCGAGGCCATCCGCCGGGCCCTCTAG
- the aac(6') gene encoding aminoglycoside 6'-N-acetyltransferase produces MRIRPLRREELADYLALRVQLWPEGGDEAEEVEALLRDPQAMAFVAEAEGRLVGFVEVSLRPYAEGCETRPVGYLEGWYVLPSWRRRGVGRALVEAAEAWARAKGCREMASDAALANLLGQEAHRHLGYEEVERIVCFRKPL; encoded by the coding sequence GTGAGGATCCGGCCCCTAAGGCGGGAGGAGCTGGCGGACTACCTGGCCTTGCGGGTCCAGCTTTGGCCCGAGGGCGGGGACGAGGCGGAGGAGGTGGAAGCCCTCCTGCGGGATCCCCAAGCGATGGCTTTCGTGGCGGAAGCCGAAGGGCGCTTGGTGGGTTTCGTGGAGGTTTCCCTCCGCCCCTACGCCGAAGGATGCGAAACCCGGCCCGTGGGGTATTTGGAGGGGTGGTATGTGCTGCCCTCCTGGAGGCGCCGGGGGGTGGGGCGGGCCTTGGTGGAGGCGGCCGAGGCCTGGGCCAGGGCCAAGGGGTGTCGGGAGATGGCCTCGGATGCGGCGCTCGCGAACCTCCTCGGCCAGGAGGCCCACCGCCACCTGGGCTACGAAGAGGTGGAGCGCATCGTCTGCTTCCGCAAACCCCTCTAG
- a CDS encoding putative Ig domain-containing protein, whose translation MRKAWPLLLLLAACGTQDPGGTGLEALRLTATTLPPAYLGEPYSAAFSAEGGVRPYSFSLEGRLPQGLVFQGGRLSGVPKEKGQFSLILTVEDGAKNSRAQKLTLTVSDPPLPRLTLVAPQAQVEAPFLLLGRVEVREAVGFQLELPLKDLTPALESLKALSPAYLLDFDPASSLLRLDMAFAKPLKDQEAFRLLLTPAKPLAPRLSPKVVLYDKEGKPLGQPLPRGKPFAALWEVAQNLGKEGEGLKGDQNGDGKVDGEDLKALAEGYFPKASPGQEEERAP comes from the coding sequence ATGCGCAAGGCCTGGCCCCTTCTCCTCCTCCTGGCCGCCTGCGGCACCCAGGACCCGGGCGGGACGGGCCTCGAGGCCCTCCGCCTCACCGCCACCACCCTTCCCCCCGCCTACTTGGGCGAGCCCTATAGCGCCGCCTTCAGCGCCGAAGGGGGGGTGAGGCCCTACAGCTTCAGCCTGGAGGGTAGGCTCCCCCAGGGCCTCGTCTTCCAAGGGGGGCGGCTTAGCGGGGTGCCCAAGGAAAAGGGCCAGTTCTCCCTCATCCTCACCGTGGAGGACGGGGCCAAGAACAGCCGGGCCCAGAAGCTCACCCTCACCGTTTCCGACCCGCCCCTGCCTAGGCTTACCCTGGTGGCTCCCCAGGCCCAGGTGGAGGCCCCCTTCCTCCTCCTTGGGCGGGTGGAGGTAAGGGAGGCGGTGGGCTTCCAGCTGGAGCTTCCCCTGAAGGACCTCACCCCCGCCCTGGAAAGCCTTAAGGCCCTAAGCCCCGCCTACCTCCTGGACTTTGACCCCGCCTCTAGCCTCCTGCGCCTGGACATGGCCTTCGCCAAGCCCCTCAAGGACCAGGAGGCCTTCCGCCTCCTCCTCACCCCTGCGAAGCCCCTCGCCCCCAGGCTTTCCCCCAAGGTGGTCCTCTATGACAAGGAAGGAAAGCCCCTAGGCCAGCCCTTGCCCCGGGGCAAGCCCTTCGCCGCCCTTTGGGAGGTGGCGCAGAACCTGGGCAAGGAGGGCGAGGGCCTTAAGGGGGACCAAAACGGGGACGGCAAGGTGGACGGGGAGGACCTGAAAGCCTTGGCCGAGGGGTACTTCCCCAAGGCCTCCCCTGGCCAAGAAGAGGAGCGGGCGCCGTGA
- the dcd gene encoding dCTP deaminase, whose protein sequence is MIKPDWWIREMAKKGMIEPFEERLVREGVISYGLSSFGYDLRAAPEWKIFTNVFSTVVDPKNFDARSFVEYEGEEVIIPPNSFALTRSIEYIRMPENVIAIALGKSTYARCGIVANVTPLEPGWEGHVTLEISNTTPLPAKVYAGEGIVQILFLEGPRPETTYKDRKGKYQGQRGITLPRV, encoded by the coding sequence ATGATTAAGCCGGACTGGTGGATCCGGGAGATGGCCAAAAAGGGGATGATAGAGCCCTTTGAGGAGAGGCTCGTGCGGGAAGGGGTCATCAGCTACGGCCTTTCCTCCTTCGGCTACGACCTAAGGGCCGCCCCGGAATGGAAGATCTTCACCAACGTTTTCTCCACCGTGGTGGACCCCAAGAACTTTGACGCGCGGAGCTTCGTGGAGTACGAGGGCGAAGAGGTCATCATCCCCCCCAACTCCTTCGCCCTCACCCGGAGCATAGAGTACATCCGCATGCCGGAAAACGTGATCGCCATTGCCTTGGGCAAGAGCACCTACGCCCGGTGCGGCATCGTGGCCAACGTGACCCCCTTGGAACCGGGCTGGGAAGGCCACGTGACCCTGGAGATCTCCAACACCACCCCCCTCCCCGCCAAGGTCTACGCCGGGGAGGGCATCGTGCAAATCCTCTTCCTGGAAGGCCCTAGGCCCGAAACCACTTACAAGGACCGCAAGGGCAAGTACCAGGGGCAAAGGGGCATTACCCTGCCCCGGGTGTAG